Part of the Rhodococcus sp. OK302 genome is shown below.
CCGTTGATCGCAATTCTCTTGCCGGCAACCGGAAGTCGGGTGCCGATTGCGTTCTTCGCTGTGCTGATCGCCCTGGCTTTGACCGGGACGATCAGCGCGACGCTCGGCGGTGCCCGTAAGTCCCGAGCGGTCATGCGAGTGGTTCTCGGTGGAGCCTTGGCGATGGCGGTGACGTACGGGGTCGGTCAGCTTGTCGGTACGGGCCTGGGCTGACAGCAGGTTTAGCCGCGAGCGATCATCACCGGACACGGTGCGTGGTGCAAGAGGTTCTGACTCGTGGAACCCATTACGGCACCAGCCATAGCGCTCCGGCCGTGACTGCCGACAACCAGGAGTTGGGCGTCGTCGGCATATTTGAGCATTACGGGTGCGGCAGCACCGGGTTCGCTGATGCGAGTGACCGCAACATCCGGATACTGATCCGACATGCCGGCAAGGTTTTCGGCCAACAACGCGGACTCTTCCTGTTCGACGGCTTCCCAATCGATGAGGATTCCGGCGCCTCCCTCACGGAAGGTCGACGCACCTTGCCACGTGTGAACGGCAAAGAGTGGTGCCTCGAACTGATCCGCATACTGGAATGCGTATTCGACGGCCTTCTCGCTCAAAGTACTTCCGTCGACGCCGACGACCACCGGGCGTTGATCCGGCCCGGGATGCTGGGCAGTCCCACGCCAGACCGTCACGGGGCAGGGGGCATGGTTGGCAACCTTCAGTGCGGTGGAGCCGAGCAGACGTGAACGCAGGGCGCCGGAACCCGTCGAACCCATCACGATCAGCCGTGCGGTCTCGGCGCATTCGAGGATGTGTGTCATCGGTGGTCCCGGTGCGATCTCGGATTCGATGACAAGGGAGGGGAACTCGTCTGCGAGTAGATCCGTGACGACGCCGGTGATGGCTTCGCCGTCTTCTCTGATCTGGTTGAGGAATTGCGACTGCAGCATGACGGCGGCCGGGCTGTAAATCGGACCCTCCTGCGGCAAGGCGTGCGCCAGAATCAGTCGCGCATTGACTGCCTGTGCAATTGACCCGGCCCATCGAGCGGCCGCCGTCGAGGCTTCGGATCCGTCGATACCGACAACGATGTCCTGGTGTCCGGCAAGTGTGGTCATGTCTACTCCCTCAATAGGTTCGAGATCCGTCGACTGCCGCGGTGGCGGCTACCGCCACAGCGCTTCTGATGACTTCGCAGCTTCCTTCCATGTCTTCTTCAGCAATGTCGCCTGCGCATCGGCGATGTCGAGTTCGTGTCGGTACACAATTCCGAGACTGAAACTGGTGAGCGAGGTGTGCTCGTGTTCCGACGCCATTTCCAGTAAATGGTGCTGTGCCACAACGGAATCCTGGTGTTCGCCGAGAACATCCTGGAAATGGGTGAAGTGCTTGAGTGCACGTTTAGCGTGACGCTTACTCGACGGCTCCATCACTTCGATCGCATATTTCATTCGCTTGGCGCCCTTGCGTGCTCGGTGCATTCTCTCGTCGCGTTCCGCGCGTGAGTGCGCCTTGGCCACATCGTCGACACGTCCACCGACCTTGTGTGACAGATGGCGCAGGGTGCGAGCCAACTCTTTTGCCGAAACCTTCTTGTCTGCGCGGCGGCCGACGGTATCGAATTCCAGATCGCTGATGTAGGCGTCCAATTGCTCGAGCAGCGACAGGTAGCGCTCGGAGTTCAGTGCGCCGAGTGCATTGTCCAGGGCGGTTTCTCCTCGGGCCGAGAAGTATTCATCGATCCGGGCGCGCACGGCTTCTTGTTCCGGAATGTCGATTTCACCGAGGCTGTCGACGAGACGCTGCCACTGCACCTCGACGTCACGGGCGTCGCCGAATTTGCCGCCCAACCATCGAAGATCAGCGATGAGACTGTCGATGCGCGGTGAATCTCCGGCATACGATTGCAAGGCGCTGCGGATTCTGCGCGCCGCGACGCGGAAGTCGTGAACAGCTTCTTCATTGCGTCGGCGGGTTCCGAGATCGGCGTCGGTGAGAGCGCGAATCTGCTCGATAATGTAATTGCGCAGCAGGATTCGTGAGCTCGGCGACTTGGTTGCGGTGCCTGCTGCTGCGGAGTACGGGGTGACGGAAGTGCCCAATGCTCGCTTGAGTTTGGACGGACTTGCCGACCGTTCGAGTCCGGCCTCGAACAGGACTGCTTCGATAGCGTCGGCCAGGGGCTGGCCGCCGGCGCCCTGCTCGACCTCCACCTCTTGCCAGCTTGATTCTTCGGAACCGTCGGCCTTGCAGGCGATTACGGTATCGGATACCACCTCGGCCAGCAGGGTGCCGTCGGCGTCGTTCAGCCGGGTGCGCTCGCGGTCGGTGATGATCAGTGCGATGGGGGTCAGTTCGTTGCCGCGAGTGATTGCCCGAACCAGGCTCGACAGTGCCGCGGGCACTTCGGTTCCGTCGTCGGGAGGAAGTTGAATCTCGGTTCGAGCATCCCCTTCGCCGGGGAGTTTCATGTGCCAGCCCGCGTCGTCGCCACCTTCACGCTTGCGCAGCGTTATCTTCTCGGCGAGCAATCGATAGTCGACCGTGTCGTAATACGTGGCGGAGAGCTGAATCGAGTCGTGGACCGGCGAGCCCACGACTCCCGGCAGGTTGTCGAGTGCCGGAACTTCCTGCTCTGCAGGTGCTTCGTACTTTCGCTCGACTTCCGACACGGCTCCGGGTACGGCAGCGGTCTTGCTCATCTGTTCTCCTTCTGCGGTGCAATGCGGTGCGGCGTGTCTGCGCCTCCATCCTTCCGGTAACGGAGGCGAAGGGGAAGAGTTGCAGGTCTCAGGTCGGCCACGAGAGTGTCAGTTTGCTTTCGAATCGGCGATTCTCGCCACTGACCGGGTCCTTGAACTCGAGCACTT
Proteins encoded:
- a CDS encoding CYTH and CHAD domain-containing protein; amino-acid sequence: MSKTAAVPGAVSEVERKYEAPAEQEVPALDNLPGVVGSPVHDSIQLSATYYDTVDYRLLAEKITLRKREGGDDAGWHMKLPGEGDARTEIQLPPDDGTEVPAALSSLVRAITRGNELTPIALIITDRERTRLNDADGTLLAEVVSDTVIACKADGSEESSWQEVEVEQGAGGQPLADAIEAVLFEAGLERSASPSKLKRALGTSVTPYSAAAGTATKSPSSRILLRNYIIEQIRALTDADLGTRRRNEEAVHDFRVAARRIRSALQSYAGDSPRIDSLIADLRWLGGKFGDARDVEVQWQRLVDSLGEIDIPEQEAVRARIDEYFSARGETALDNALGALNSERYLSLLEQLDAYISDLEFDTVGRRADKKVSAKELARTLRHLSHKVGGRVDDVAKAHSRAERDERMHRARKGAKRMKYAIEVMEPSSKRHAKRALKHFTHFQDVLGEHQDSVVAQHHLLEMASEHEHTSLTSFSLGIVYRHELDIADAQATLLKKTWKEAAKSSEALWR
- a CDS encoding universal stress protein, which gives rise to MTTLAGHQDIVVGIDGSEASTAAARWAGSIAQAVNARLILAHALPQEGPIYSPAAVMLQSQFLNQIREDGEAITGVVTDLLADEFPSLVIESEIAPGPPMTHILECAETARLIVMGSTGSGALRSRLLGSTALKVANHAPCPVTVWRGTAQHPGPDQRPVVVGVDGSTLSEKAVEYAFQYADQFEAPLFAVHTWQGASTFREGGAGILIDWEAVEQEESALLAENLAGMSDQYPDVAVTRISEPGAAAPVMLKYADDAQLLVVGSHGRSAMAGAVMGSTSQNLLHHAPCPVMIARG